The sequence below is a genomic window from Lycium ferocissimum isolate CSIRO_LF1 chromosome 9, AGI_CSIRO_Lferr_CH_V1, whole genome shotgun sequence.
TGGGCTTCTTCCAGGTCCAATTAATAGGATTAGAAATTCGGATAGACCAAAGAGAATAGCAGAAATGAAGTTTCAACCACCAAGGGATAGATATCATCCATTCTCTAAACCTGAAAAGTCTGCCATCAGATCGGATAAGGGGAGAAACAGTCCTGGTTCCAGTACAGCAAGAAGTGATAGATGGAGCAATGGTGGTTCGGGGAGCAGGGGTTTACAATTCATAAACAGCTCCGTTGGGGGGTCCAACATCGGTGAAATTTCGAGGTTATTTGAATATAACTTTAATGTTGACTCGGCAGCCATTGTAGCCAGGATCGGTCGTATCGAGGTTGTGAGATGGCCAAGGCTGTTACGAATAGACCCCTCGCAACGGGATCCGAACCTGATATTCGAGTACCACGGAACTCACGGACACCGAATCGACGATTGTAAAGGGCTAAGGGATGAAGTGGCACGACTACTGAAGAACGATCATCTTTGAGAATTCCTGAGTGAGTGAGCAAAAAATCATTTCAAGAATCGAGGCCCAGCAAAAAGAACGAACCAGAGCAACCTCaacatgtgtcacgacccaaaccgatgagtcatgacgagtgtctgacctctagcgaccaaacacccctatactcatatttGGATCTTACTGGACATCTAGGGCCCATAAATGACTTAAAGGCGATCTCATAAGTAGGTGACATTATAAACACTGAACAATCAGACATACAAGCATACCGAAAGAACAAAGGTAAGCCACTCGTGTCACATATACCGTACACAAAAGACAAGCCGACAAGTGCCACATTAtccgactactacatacaaccgGCTTCGTCGTACTTTTACCGGAATAAAGCGGAAAGGACGGGgggccccatcatacccatgtgcatatacatctcgggtgggataccaaaaattaaaactcCGATCAAAAGCGCCCCCACCAGATCGAGTTCCCACCGAGCGGGCCCCCGTTCGTTCCCGTCCCACGGCATGAACGCCCCCACAACCGGGGAGCGACTTNNNNNNNNNNNNNNNNNNNNNNNNNNNNNNNNNNNNNNNNNNNNNNNNNNNNNNNNNNNNNNNNNNNNNNNNNNNNNNNNNNNNNNNNNNNNNNNNNNNNTGAAATGACATTTTCCCGCTAAGTACCAAGTTCGTTTCTTCACAACGAGCTAACACGACATCAAGATGGTTTAAGCCTAAATATCAAAAGAATCCCCAAAAATAGAGAAGTCATCCATAAATACCTCCACATAGTTTTCCACCATATTGGTGAAAATAGCCATCATGTATCGCTGGAAAGTACCTGGAGCATTGCACAAACCGAAAGGCATTTTTCGAAATGCAAACGTACTATATGGAAATGTGAATGTGGTCTTTTCTTGATCCTCAGGTGCAATCATGATCTGGTTGTAACCCGAATAGCCATCCAGAAAGCAGTAATAATCGTGCCCAGCCAATCTATCGAGCATCTGATCCATAAAGGGCGAAGGAAAGTGATCTTTTCTGGTGGCGTTTTTCAAATTGCGATATTTATGCAGAAAGTCCTAAACAAGATATTAGGACTTTCTgcattttctctctcctctctttttacAACGGTAATTAGCTCCCCTCCCCTCCCCTCctcccctcccccacccccccccccccccccccccccaaccaaaGCCACCCCCAACGACCGACCGCGACCACCGCCACCGGTTCCGGCCGGCcgtatctctctctctcctcctctctctctctctctctctctctctctctctctctccttctttctttcctttttctctttttttctcttttacacCGTGACCGAAACCCTCCACCAGCAGGTTTCCGGTGCGCTTCGCATTGCGAGCTTTCCGCAGTTTCGGCCGCCGAACGGTGATTCCGGTACGGTGGAACGTGATTCCAGCTGGTGAACAGTATTTTCCGGCGGAGAACAGTATTTCGACGGCAAACAGAGATTTCTCGGTGGTGAACAGGTTTTACTTACTTGGAGTTGGTACCTCCAATAGCCCATTTCCTGTCGTTAGCCTTATAAATTTTGCCTGCTCCGCCTAATTGAATACCTACTCCTCCACTTATAGACTATTACTAACTTGTGCTCTATTATTGATCCTTCGTGTGTCCTAGATTATCCTTTCACTAGCGTATACTTGCTTTACTGGCTTTGGTGAGGGATGGTAGACTAGGGTCATGTTCTCGGTTGGGATCGGGGACTAGGGTTGGGAGGGCTAAGGGGGTTGAGGGAGCCTCTAGATTGAGAGTAGGGTCTTGGAATATTGGGACTTTATCGGGAAAGTCCATAGAGTTAGTTAAGATTCTTAAAAAGAGAgaggattaatatagcttgGTCCAAGAGACTAAATGGGTAGGACCTAAAGCGAAGGACGTGGACGGCACAAGCTTTGGTTCTCGGGCAAATCAAGGTATAGGAATGGGGTAGGGATCTTAGTAGATAGTGAGCTTAGAGATCGTGTGGTAGAAGTTAGGAGGATCAACGACAGGATGATGGCGATTAAGTTAGTCCTTGGAGGGTTCAccttgaacattattagtgccTACGCGCCACAAGTGGGTTTGGACGAGGAGGTAAAAAGGCGCTTTTGGGAGGACTTGGACGAAGTGGTGGCAAGTATACCGCTTACTGAGAAGCTATTCATAGGAGGAGATTTCAATGGGCACATTGGGTCTGTTTCGAGGGGTTATGACGAGGTGCGGAGGATTTGGCTTCGGGACAAGAATGGTGGAGGAGTCTCACTCCTGGATTTCGCAAAAGCTTTTGGATTGGTGGTAGCCAACTCGTGTTTTCCGAAGAAGAAggagcacttggtaacctttCGTAGCTCAGTGGTTGCGACGCAAATAGACTTCTTGCTCCTTAGAAAAGATGATAAAGGCCTCTGTAAGGATTGCAAGGTCATACCGAGTGAGAATCTTACGACCCAACATAACCTattggtgatggatttggagataagaaggaagaagaagaagaaggttgtgGATGACCGAGCGAGGATTAGGGGGGAGTTTGACTCCGTCTAGTGCCCTAGAGATGGAAgagaagttgatggctatgggaGCGTGGGATAGTAAGGGGGATGCGAGCGTATGTGGGATAGGACGGCCACCGCATTCGGGAAGCACGAGAGGTATTGGGGGTCTCACGAGGCCGCCGTGGTGGGCACCGcggggattggtggtggaatggagaagtccaAGGGAAGGTAGAAGCAAAGAAGCAGGCATATATGAAGCTGGTAGATAGCAAGGATGATGAAGAGAAGCGGACGAACAGGGAAAAGTATAAGATGGCGAGAAAGGAGGCGAAGTTAGCAGTGTCGGCAGCTAAAACGGCAGCCTTTGAACGCCTTTATGCAGAACTAGAGGACAGAGGTGGGGATAAGAAGTTATTTAAGCTCGCCAAGGCGAGAGAGAGGAAGGCACGCGACTTGGATCAtgtgaagtgcatcaaggacgaggatgGCCAAGTGTTGGTGCAGGAAGCCCGCATTAGACAGAGAT
It includes:
- the LOC132032123 gene encoding uncharacterized protein LOC132032123, whose protein sequence is MAIKLVLGGFTLNIISAYAPQVGLDEEVKRRFWEDLDEVVASIPLTEKLFIGGDFNGHIGSVSRGYDEVRRIWLRDKNGGGVSLLDFAKAFGLVVANSCFPKKKEHLVTFRSSVVATQIDFLLLRKDDKGLCKDCKVIPSENLTTQHNLLVMDLEIRRKKKKKVVDDRARIRGEFDSV